The Arabidopsis thaliana chromosome 5, partial sequence genomic interval aattatgttttttttgtctgcgaattttgttttcgttgcGCAACCAAAGAATTGTGGGTAAGAAATGTGTAATACAAGTATGATGCATATAGAATGGCTCGCCATGAAAAAAAGCTGCATAAATGAATTGCTAGGATCATGAATGTTAAGTTGATCAATTATACTGGATATAAAAGTTAAAGTATCTTCAAATGATACTGTATCAGACAAACCAAAGAAACGTGTGAGTATATTAGAAAATGAAGGTATTTagtacatttttatatatttaatgagATTAACACTTCTAATTATAGTATAATTTATACACTAACGCGTTAATCAAAAATAGACAATTTGACGTAGTAGGAGAGTCAGCTTTTAATCTAAAATTCgaaaaaatgaatatactAAATAGCTCATCTCTGCCAATAATGCTTCTCTTGTTTATTATACTCTTTACTCACAGATAAATATAGCGAAATGGAGAGACTAGCTAGAAATTACAATAAAGGATCACATACATTGTTacctaattattattttcttaaaatttgaaCAAATACGTGTGTCAGCATTATGCTAATCTTCTTTGTATcgtttcaaaaaatttcaaatattcccggtaacaaaaatttgaccttaagaaacaaacatgTACACAAATATTCGTTGCcatcacaaacacaaaacccATAGATCACAAACACGTTACAACTTGTtacctttttgttgttgttgttcttaatgATTTTGCTACTTGTTACTTTCCTCTTGACTTCTTTGATGATCTCGGGCTTTCAACTGTTTTTTGGGCAGCTTCGAATTATTTTCGTGTGGCTCTGAGTAGGCATTATATTGTTACGATACCTAGAGACAACAACGATAACATTGAAACAAACTTATCTTTCCTCTCTCACTATTCACaacaactttaaaataaaataaaagaacaattGTGACAATCTCGGTTTTATTTCGAGTTTATCTATTAGTTCTGAAATGATTCAACTTTTCCAAGAACACACTGTATAGAACTTTCCTGAGAATTTCTTACGTGCCCAAAGTGCCAATAGGGTCAACATATGGACAGGGTCGTACACGCGGCATTCTGAGTGATCCGTAATGCTTTCGTAGTTTCGTTACAaccaaaaatagtaaaatactaaaaaaaaattaattttttttgactaCTTTACTCTTTAGTCTTTACAACAACTTTTTGGGGTCATCATACTCGCAAATTCCTACGCAATTTCTATATAAACAGATATCATAAGACTTGCAATATGTCATCAAGAAGCTTCGATATCTCAATCTATCTCTACTCAttctctcttaaaaaaaaaaaaaaaaatcaaaaatttctgGAGTAGTTTCTCGAGCCATGACCGCAAAGGTACAATACATTTTATCTTCCTTAGAGTATGCGTTAATTAATCgttatatacacatatactATTCCACAAGTtctaactatatatataactatcaCTTTTTTTACATTGAAACTATGCAATAAGCCAAACTGATTTCTGATTTGTAATGACAGAACGCTGTGTTGCAATTGAGTATTCACGAGGAGAGAACCAGGAAGAAAGCGCTTGTCACCGTTTCTCGATTTTCAGGtatcttttataaaatttacattagAAATGTATAATATGATACTATTGGGAAAATAAACTTGtattaataatttgattttcttaataGGAGTTACTTCGATAACAATGGACAAAAGTGGGAAAATGACAATAGTTGGAGAAGTTGATGTACCAGCTGTCGTGATGAAGCTAAGGAAGCTATGTAACACAGAGATCGTTTCAGTCGATGATGTTAAACCACCTGTTAAAAAGCCTGAACCTGAGAAACCAGCTGAATCTATTGCATATCCTGTTCCGATGAACTACGCGTACCAATTCAATCCTGCCTATGCAAATTCTTACTATCATCAACCATACGGAAATTGTAGAGTGGTAGACGAACCAAATTGTGTGATTATGTGATTGTTCTAGTGTTATTTCAATTAATGTTCAGTTATTTAACACTTATAGTTTTGATAgaaatatgtaattttttcttagatACTGTTgtaatatgtaattttttgtCATCGTTGTAATATACATTTCTCTTGccaaataaatcaattttgtaTGACAAAATTAATCTTAATACGCTTTATTAACTTTTACTCTTAATCATTTAGTAGtaataattagttttgttttcacaaaTAGTTTCATTTGCTTCTTGTTGTCTCCTATGCTGAATATATTCTACATTTTGTCTCAAGCTAGTAGTATACTAATCGATATGTTGCGAGGGATTGGTAATTGGTTGAATGGAATCATAATTAATATTGGATACCAATTAGATAGTATATCTACACACATAGTTACGTCGCTCTCTACTTCTTCTTGACTCATGAACTTCAAGAATCCAGATCGTTCACGTAACACATTCGATTGttctaaataaatagaaatttgaACTATTAGCGAGTGTCATAATAATGGAGAGAGTCAAGATCCGAAAAGTCTTGTACAACAAAACgaaacaataataaaagaCCAAGTCTAGGGTGACGTGGAGGGTCCACATGTGGAATGGTGCTTACGAGGATATTTCGTTTCTTGACCCTGATATGAAAAATTATtctaagtctttttttttttgcctttttacGACGATTTGTGACATCCATGTAGACGTGCGATCGGCCATAGATTAGGTTAAATTATTCAAgtcttctttccaaaataaCTTTAATATGAATCgccaaaatcttaaaactttAGATTTATGAATGTGCTGGTTGCGAAATACAAATCTTGTGTTACTTAATTAATGTTATGTAGACAAGAAATTTAGatgaaaaatcataatttggtagtagttttgaaatataaactaaaaacattaacaaaagatAGAATGTTTTACTTTTAGGTGGTCTGTTTGTTGGATTGTGAACCTTTTTAaacgtcttttttttttttttgctacacTAGTACTTTAATATTTGTCAAAATCTTGTGTTATATTATTCGAGTAACTAAGTTCTAAATCCTGGCtcacaaaatgaaaattattaaaagagCTCACTGGTATGTGTGTTTCAAAATAGTGTTTATAATGTCCACTTGGATTTTTTGGAATAACATTATATGTTAAAATCCAATGGcttaaaaaatatcaaatcctTTACTGGACTTGTCTCTTAGTTATATGAATTTGCAATCAAACATAATCTTGTGTTATTCAACTATTATTTTACAATCTTTGTCAAAATATTATGttaattcaaagatttatgATATGTGAATCTTAGCTAAAGTTGTATTGGGAAAATAGCTACGTTTCAAGGACATGTTTCCGATAAGCCCTCTAGAGCCCAAAATCGCTATATACTTGACCGTGAGGGTTTCATGTCCGCACATCTCCCTCCTTTATAAGATACAAAAGAACCGTTATGACTTCTATCtcggtttgattttgatttcagcTTTTGTTGCTATGTGATACAACTTTTCCAACACTCTACCAATAAATGGTCCCTGCAGTACACGAAGGATTCTAAATACTGCACTTCCTTTTGATTTCGGTACAccgaaattatattttcaaccAACTCGTGaaaaatactcaaaacaaattgataAAGATTTACTAGTCTAGTCATTTTTGTAGTCATTCGAAATGCTATTGATATGTAAAAATTCACAATGCACAATGCTTGTGggttatatatttaataaataagtGCAAATTCCTAcgtaaatttatatttaaacagATATCGTTGGACGCAATTGTCATCAAGAAGTGTTAGAAGATCTCG includes:
- a CDS encoding Copper transport protein family gives rise to the protein MDKSGKMTIVGEVDVPAVVMKLRKLCNTEIVSVDDVKPPVKKPEPEKPAESIAYPVPMNYAYQFNPAYANSYYHQPYGNCRVVDEPNCVIM
- a CDS encoding Copper transport protein family (Copper transport protein family; BEST Arabidopsis thaliana protein match is: Heavy metal transport/detoxification superfamily protein (TAIR:AT5G52750.1); Has 1807 Blast hits to 1807 proteins in 277 species: Archae - 0; Bacteria - 0; Metazoa - 736; Fungi - 347; Plants - 385; Viruses - 0; Other Eukaryotes - 339 (source: NCBI BLink).), producing the protein MTAKNAVLQLSIHEERTRKKALVTVSRFSGVTSITMDKSGKMTIVGEVDVPAVVMKLRKLCNTEIVSVDDVKPPVKKPEPEKPAESIAYPVPMNYAYQFNPAYANSYYHQPYGNCRVVDEPNCVIM